DNA from Deltaproteobacteria bacterium:
CCAGCGGCAACCGCGCAACCGGTCTTCGCGGCCATTTCAGAAGCCATCCATCGTGGAATACTGAGAGCTCCTGTGAAAACCAGTGTTTCACCATAAAGAGCACCCTCAGGATTGCCATCTCGGACAACATTACCAGACCGATATGGAAAGCCGATACTTTTTTCTACGCGCCGTAGCCATTTATTCAAATCCATCCCTGTCTTTTCAATAGCGGCGAGAAGAATGTGTGCCGATGCTTTTGCGTCCTCAAGAGCATCATGATGTGCAAATTGATATCCTATAACAGTGCACACATTTGCAAGGCCATACCCGCGATAAGCGAATTGTTCCCATGTTCTTCGTGCCACGCGGGCTGAGTCGAGCCAAGTGCAAGTAGGCTCACGCAGGTCATGCTTTAAACAAGCTTGATGAATCGCCACTCTGTCAAAGTGGGTGTGGCAAACGGCAACTCGACCATCCAGGTAGCCGCATATGCGACTTGCAATATCTTGAAATTTCGGAGCGCCCTTTACTATGGTCTCATCAATCCCGTGGATCGAAACATTGATTTCATGAAAGAAGTCCTCTGGATCAACATAAGTCTTCCATTCTTCCTGAAGCGATCCGTCCTTGAAGTGCACAAGCCCAAGCTGGCAGATAGAGGACATATCCGCATTTGCCGTCTCGAAATCAAGAGCCACGAACTCCATAGTCCTTCTCCCTTAACGTCCGCGTTTTATTATTACCACCATACAGGAACTTTTTCCCTTAAATAATCTTTTTCTTCATACGATGCGACAGTTACAAACTTGTGTTCATTATCAAATTCTCTTCCATATCTATCTTTCAAATATTTATCGATGGACTTTTCTGCATTTTGCCGAGCAAGTAAAGGCTGATCTGACCAATATGTTACATTAAAAAGTGGAACATGAACTTTTTCAGAATTACCCTCATACAGAGATAAACGCAAAAGAATCATATAATCAATAGAACTTTTATCTTCATTTAGATAACCCAACCACTGATTTCTGTTATACAAATCAGTAATAATTTCTTTATTGGGGTATTCTTTACAAAGAACAAATAAATCTGTCAAGTAATCGTCATTTTTAAGATTTAGGTCAAGCAAATTAAAAGTACATTCTTTTATTTGTTCTTGTCCATATTCATTAGATTGCACACACCTATTTCTATATATTTCCCAAACTGTGCCGTTTGTTCTGACAAATCTTTCAATATTATTATGTATTGCAAAATCGCTTGTTTTAATAAAGGGATCATCCTTAAAATTCATTTTGGGAGGGACTATTTCTATAAAATATTTGATTTCATTTCCATTTTTTACACCCAAATAGTAATATTTTGCTCCGGGGATTGACAAATCTGTTAATTCTGTTTGTTCATTAAACCCAAAAATATTACAGGCTATATATTTAAATGCATTTAATAGTTTTCCATTTGATTCTATAAATTGTTTTTCTGCGATTATAATTTTGTTTTGGGCGTTGGCCAAATAATTTTTAAAACGAGATTTTACTTGT
Protein-coding regions in this window:
- a CDS encoding transposase; its protein translation is MEFVALDFETANADMSSICQLGLVHFKDGSLQEEWKTYVDPEDFFHEINVSIHGIDETIVKGAPKFQDIASRICGYLDGRVAVCHTHFDRVAIHQACLKHDLREPTCTWLDSARVARRTWEQFAYRGYGLANVCTVIGYQFAHHDALEDAKASAHILLAAIEKTGMDLNKWLRRVEKSIGFPYRSGNVVRDGNPEGALYGETLVFTGALSIPRWMASEMAAKTGCAVAAGVNAKTTILVVGDQDVKKLADHEKSSKHRKAEQLIRKGQSVRILMEGDFKKLVDFACLP